A stretch of DNA from Francisella uliginis:
ACATTATAGCCTTTATTTAAGAGCTTAATCGCAGCTGCAATACCATCACTACCATTATTACCTGAGCCTACGATTACTAGTATTTTATTTTGTTGATCGAATTTTGCGCAAATAAGCTTAACTATCTCATCAGAGGCATTCTCAATCAGGTTTAAACCTTGAGAAATAGCATATTCTTCAATTTGACGATTTTGTTCTTCAGTAAGAAAAGTCATATCTATAGACCTAAAAGCTATTCTATATATAAATATAATAAGCTAAAGATCTAAACTTTTATATGATATTTTTTTAGGATCTACGCATTGGTAGTTTTTTCATAAATGATTTATTTGGAGTGCCTTTGAAACAGTTAATAATATAAGGATATCCTTGAGTAACATAATAACCATAATGGCCATTATATTCCATACCATTACACTCATCTAGATCTCCACTACCAGCAATATACTGATAATCATCAACAAATTCACCCGTATACTTACCTCCTGGACTATCTGGTGTATTTGGACGATTACCTTTTTTTAGTTGATAACTAGATTTAACTTCAAAAATCTCACCATTATTCTTAATATAGCTGCCATAAATAGGATAGCCATCCGCTGCAAAACCTATCACAGGAGACTCAACAGATGAGTTATCTTTAAACAGTGCATTTGGTGAGGCATGATAGTGATAAGTTCCATCAGGCTGAGAGTGTGCATGATGAGTATCCATTACAAACTCAGACTCTTCATATGTTGGATTATAGCGCCATCTTGCATTTGGATCAAAACAACCAATCCTACCATCACCAACCCCATAACACCCCGCAGCTAATAGATCAACTTTGACTCCATTTAGCATAATTGCATTATCCATTCTTAGTGATAAAGGAATTGGTTTATCTAACTGTTTAGGTTTTTTAGAAATTGCATATATCTGGTATTGTGGTACTACTTTATTTCGAAAAGCTCCTTCCTTAGCATCATCATAAGTATGATTTGGAATTCCATTACTAATAATGATACAGTCCTCGGTGTTAGTCTTTATAGTCATATATGATGAGTTTTTCTGATTTAAATTATAGTCATCCGCTAAAGCAAAATAATTACCCACATAACTACTACAATAAGGAGACCTTTCAGATAAAACTACGTCTGTAATATCTACACCATTCTTATCCTTTATGATATAACCATACCGATTTAATGAATCATGAGAAGGATTGTTATGGTCATGAGCACCTCCTTCAAAGGGAACGCTTAATACTACTATACCAAATAACTTTAAACTCAATTTTTTGCAACTTATCATTAACAATCTCAAAGTAGCGTATATTTATGAGTCATAATTTACACTTAAAAAACTTTTAAATCAAAAATAATTTAATATTTTTATAAAAGTAAGATAATTTTCTTTTAAACTAAATATTATAAGCTAAATATCCCAACGTTGGACAGCTTCAACATTATCAGTAGGACCTGTATTAAAACATATTTTTGCATTAACTGCATATTCATGTACAACGTTTACTAGTTTTTCAAATAAAAGAAAACAGCTATCATCCTTACGTACTCCAGCCCCGATCAGAATAATATCGAAAGTATTTTTCGAAAGTATATCTTGAACTTCTTTAACAGCTGCTGCTTCACTAGTTATATAGCCCATGTGTGCATCATAACCAATATCGTTTAACTTTTGCAAATCTCCTTCAAGAGCTGCTCTAAGCATATCTGCATTCATCCCTGGATATCTTGAATAATCTACTGACTCTGGATTCCATCCTATTAAAAGTACTTTTTTTGTACTCATTTTTATCTCCTAATTTAATTAAATACAATTCGATTATATATTAATAATATATTACCCCTCTTCATTTATTTTTAACAAGGCTTATTAAAAAAAGATATGATTCTAGAAAAAATAATAATACGAACTATAAAGCCTCATATATGATCTACTATGTTTAAAAGTAGCACTTGATCAAATAGCTTACAAGCACACTATTTGCTAGATTGTATGGTCAAGTACATTCGACTAGGCTCAGTAACTACCTAACACAATGACGTACTACTTTGATATAGATACAGTTTTAGCTATATCTAAGCCAGAATAAATTATTATAATATATAAGCTGAATTTATATATAAGATAAAAAACATTAATTTAATATATATAAAAAAACAGTGTAATAATAAACCCATAAATAAGAAATAAATAAATCTCTAAGGCAATAAAATGAAAAAAATAATTATCTCAGCTACAGTAATGATTACTCTAACTTCTACAAGTTTTGGCTGTTTTGCTCACCAGGTAGGTTCAACAAACTCATTTCCTGTACAGCAATTCTCATTAGCTGCTTAATATAAACCTTGTTAATTTATATTTATTTAAACTTGCCTGTCTTTAAAAAACAATCTATCTTTTCAAGTGTCTCGACATCATGATGAATTTCACCATGATTTTTATTCAAGATAATTCTGTCATCACTATTTATACCAAAGGCAGACTGCACTTCCACTAAACCATCATGATCATTATTAAGACAATACCTAGCTAAAAGATTAAGCCTTGAGTATTTATTCCCTGCTATCAACCCTACTGGAAATTTAGCAGAGATAGCATTACAACTATCAAGATATTCATCCGTTATTTTTAACTCTTTATTTGGTTTTAATATTCTCGAATAAAAAGGAATTTTATCTCCAAAATCAGCAATTTTTGATCCCTTAAAAGGTGTAGCTATAAATACACATTTGTCAACGTTTTCTAGTTGTAGCTCATTGATAGCTTTACAAACTATTATGCCACCCATACTATGTGCAATAAATGTGATAGACTTTGTCTTCGGAATGTTTCTTATAACTTCGCAAAGCTTAGAAACTGCAGTGTTGATACTTACAAAAGTAGTAGGTAAATCTATAGATATAATCTCATCATAATACTGATTAAAAAAGCTCGCTAAAGTACGCATATCCTTACTATTTTTAATAAACCCATGAACTAAAACCATGATTCTATCTGTTTTCATTTACTATAAATACTTAATATATTTTTAGAAATTATAACCAAATCCATTTAAATTATCTTTTAAAATAATATTTGGCTCATTAAAAGTTAGATAACCATTATAAATATCTTTTGCAACCCAATCTAAGGGATCAAGATCTGCTATAGTAATATCTTCAGCTAATGCAAAACTTGCTGTAGCTAAGATACCTGCGGGAGACTCCATCATACAGCCAACCATACATGGTATACCTGCCTCATCAGCTAGTTTCTTTATTTTTTTAGCCTCTAAAATACCACCTGTTTTTGCAAGTTTGATATTTATCATATTACAAGCTCTCTCATCTATAACTCGTTTAGCATCACTTGAGTTAAATACAGATTCATCAGCAACTATTGGAATATTGCTAAACTGAGTTATCTCATGCATAGCTGATATATCATAATACTTGACTGGTTGCTCGATTATTTCAACGTTTAAGCTATATTTATTTAGCTCTTCAATAAACTGTTTCGTTTGAATTATACTCCAGCCTTGATTAGCATCAAATCTAAATTTAGTACTCTTATTAAATTCACTATCTAAAGCTTTAAGTAGTTCTATATCTCTTCTAAAATCAGCTCCAGTTTTGACCTTTATAGCTGTAAAATTAGCTTCAACACCATTTTGGATATTTTGTATAGTCTCTGAAACTGTACCACAGCTTATAGATACATCAGTCTCCATAGTATTATTTTTTGCCCCAAGGAAGTTTGCTACAGAGGTGTTTTTTTGTTTAGCAAGTAGATCATGAAAAGCTAGATCAACAGCCATTTTTGCTGCTGAGTTAAACATAACTCTATTAAAAGCCTGGTGTAAAACCCTTTCATAGTCACTCAAATACGCTCCTTTAATAACTGGAGTAAAAATTTCATTAACAATATATTGCATACCTTGTAATGTATCGCCAGTAATTGCAGTTGTTGCAGGAGCTACACCATAACCTTTTGTTCCATTATCTAAAGTTAATTCAACAACTAAAGAATCTATATGATTTGTACTTCGTATAGCTGTTGTAAATGTTCTTTTAAGAGCTATTTTTACTATAGATGTTTTTATATCGATTATTTTACTCATATAGTTAATCCGAATGACTTATGTAAAATAAAACCTGTCATTCCGGACTTGATCCGGAATCTCCTAGCCAAAGTGAAGAGATCCTGAACCAAGTTCAGGATGACCGCATAAAAGTACACAATACAATCGGATTGACTATACTGCAAATCCAGAAAGTATTTTAGCAACAATTAAACCTCCCTGTGTTCCCACTAAAAACCCCAGTAATGCCATAACTACAGCTATAGAAACTAAACTTCTACTATAAGCACTTGCTAAAATAGGAGCTCCAGCGATACCGCCAATATTAGCTAGTGATGCTATAGAACACATTGCTAAATTTAGCTTAAATATCTTAGCTATGATTGTCATTATTATAGCATGTATAACTAAAATCATTATTCCACACGCTATATATATTGGAGCCTCTGAAAATCCTTCAAATGAAGAGCCTGAAGCTATCAAAGCTACTAAAAAGTATAAAAATATACTAGCAATAATACTGTCACTTCTTATCTTAGCTATTGGAGTCATTGCCCCTATAAACCCTAAAAATGTCACAACCAAGATAGTCCAAGTCTTTGTACTAATTAGTGCTGTTTGAGGTAAATATGCTGCTACTATACTTGCAATATCTGTCGCTGTAAACGCTATGGCTATTAATAAGAATATCCCTACAAAGTTAATGTCTCCTTTTAAAATTATAAGGATCTTGAATATCAACCTTACGAATATGCTCTTCTAATGAACCTGCTTTTGTCCATTTATCAAATATTTTTGCACGAGAGATAAGAGCAAACAAAAATGCAAACCAGATAGTATAGCTTATTGAATCTGTCAGAAGTATATATCCCATCTGATTATCTGGTGTATTAAGGGCTTGTTTAACAGCAACCATATTTCCAGTGCCTCCCATCCAGCTAGCTGATAATGCAGAGAAACCTTTCCAAGCATCTGGTGATATATATCTACCAATAGTTAGATACATAATTATAAAAGCTATAATTATACTAATACTTGCACCAAAGAAAGCGATCAACAATTTCCTTCCAAGCTTAATTACTAGCCTAATATCACAGCGGATTAACATTAAGAATAACATTATCGGTAATATTAAGCCTTCAAGTTGTGATTTTGTCTGCTTAATCTCTATAGAATGAGTATTCCACAAACCAAGTATTGATAATAAAACTATCGAAAAATATATAATTACTATAGCGGGAAAATATTCAAATATCTTTGATTTAGACTTACTAGAAATAAGTACTATTAAACTACATATCAATAATAGTGATGATATATAAGAAAGAGATGTTGAAATCACTTTTAACTCCTGATTTGATTAAATAAAAAATTTTATAATCTTAAATATTAGCAATAAGTGCAAATACTAACTAAGACTGTTGATTTAATTATCAAGTCATTCTCGCGAAGGCGGGAATCTCTCCAGTATTTAAGAGATCCCCGTGTCAAGCACGACTTTTTTATGGTGAATACTGATTAAATCAATAGTCTTTAAACTTAAAGATTCTACTCAACTGAGTTTCTAAAACCAATATTTTTTCTAGCTATTTATTTGACTGATGAAGTATATTGAAAGAAAAAAATATTTGAGAAACTTATCTTTAGATAAATCGTTTAAATTAATCTTTTAAGAAGTTATCAATATCAGCAATCAAATCTTCAGGTATTGTCTTAGGTGCATATCTTATAACAGTTTGACCATCTTTTGATACCAAGAATTTAGTAAAATTCCATTTTATTCTTTCAGTACCTAAAATCCCTTTCGCCTGTTCTTTTAAGTATTCAAATAGAGGTTCTGAATCCTTACCATTAACTTTTGTTTTTTTCATAATAGGAAATGTAATACCAAAGTTAGTTTCACAAAAACCTTTTATTTCAGTATCACTTCCTGGCTCTTGACCACCAAAAGAGTTACACGGAAATGCTACAATTTCTAAATCTGGATATATCTCATGCAAATGTTGTAAACCTTTATACTGCTTTGTAAAACCACACTTACTTGCTACATTAACAACTAATAGAACCTTATTTTTTGGTAAATAGAATTCTGATCCATCTCCCGCTGTTAGCTTAAAATCATAAATAGACATGTTATTTTATTACCTCATATATTTTATTAAAAACTTTGATCTGCAGTTTTTAAATCCTGCGTATTTAATATATTAAAAACTTCATCCACTAATCTAGGAGAAACATCATACTGTATTGCAAAAGATGTACGAGTTTTTTCTAATGATTTATCTTTAAACGGATCATAACTTGGTAAGTTTTGTTTTTTCTCAAGTTTTAACATTTTTTTACGCCATCCCTTGCGCTCTGCAATCAATTCAATAATTTGCTGATCTGCATTCAATATCTTAGCTTTATAACTTTCTACAGATGGTTTACTAGCATTATTATGAGCCATGGCAAAAGACGAGCTACAGCAAATAAAGCTTAAGAAAAATATTGCATACTTTTTCATGTTATATTTATAAATTAAATATGATTTTAATACTATAATGTTTTCCAAAAAAATTTAAAAGCCCATACTGAGTAAAAACCGTAAGAAAAATAATTACTAAACTATTGGTTTTAGCAAATATTTATTTTCTTATAAAATGACTGCCTATGCTATTTTGTCTTAACATTGCTTTTCTAACAGTCAATTTAGCTAGAGCAATTACTTTTTTATATGCTTCTAATTTATAGTCATATTTACCTAATACGCTATCTCGATATATTGAGTTTTCTAGTGTTTTAAGCTGTTTATAAGCATCATTCAATTCTGACTGTCTTCTAACTAACCCAACTTTATCCCACATTAACTGTCTTATCTGGGCTATCATGTGAGTGTAATCTTTACTTGAATTAAATAACTCTAACACTTCATTATCTTGATAAAAATCATGTGTCAGATTGTTTAATATATCTTTACTTGCTTGCAAAGCATATACAACACATTCAAGTAACGAATTACTTGCTAATCTATTTGCCCCATGTAAACCTGTGCAAGAAACCTCACCAACAGCGTATAAATTTTGCACACTTGTTTGTGAATTTTTATCAACACTTACTCCACCACAACTATAATGAGCTGCTGGTGATATCGGAATCCTATCTATAGTTGGATCTATATTATTATCTAATAATTTTTGGTATATGTAAGGAAATTTATCTTGCCACTGACTAGCACTAAGATGAGTAGCATTTAGATAAATATCTCTTCCGGCCTGCATATTGATATAAATCTGTCTAGCTACAATATCTCTAGGAGCAAGGTCTCTTTTTTCATGAATTAATTTCATGATTCTTATACCTTTTTCTGTTTCTAATACAGCGCCACTACCGCGAATAGCTTCAGAAATCAAAATAGGCTCTCCTGCCTTACCAAAAAAACAAGTAGGATGAAATTGTGTAAACTCTAGATTCTCTAGCTGGCAACCTATGTCATAAGCCATAATCATCGCACTACCATCACCAGCAGTAACATTAGTTACATATTTGTATAACCCAGAAGCTCCTCCTGATGCTAATACTACTTTTTTGGCAATAAACTTAATTACTTGATGATTACTTTTATGAGTATATAAACCTATACATTTATTATCTTTTTTAATTAGTTTAAATACTTTGTGATTTGAATATATTGATATATTTTCAAGCTCATTTAGGTTTTCATATAGCTTTGATATAACTGCTCTTCCTGTGTAATCTTTGATGTGCAAGATTCTAGCTAATGAATGTCCACCTTCTAAATGTAAGCTATAATTTCCATCATTATTTCTATCAAACTCAACACCATGTTGTTCAAGCCATTTTATTGAAGAATTTGAATTACTTACAACTTGATTTACACTCTCAAGATTTGCAATATTACCACTAGCAACATACGTATCAGTTATATGTGACTCTACGCTATCTTGTTCAGATATTATCGCAGCAATACCACCTTGAGCATATGAACTAGCACATTTGTCAAAAACTTGATCACAAATGATAGCTATATCTAAGCCATGTTCTGCTAACTCTATAGCTGCAACTACCCCAGCTAGTCCACCCCCTACTATAGCTATATCATGCTTTTTTACAATCATTTTTTATATTTGAACCTGCATAGAAAGATCTATAGCATTAATATGTTTTGTAATAGCACCAACAGATATAAAATCAACACCTGTCTTTGCCATCTCTACTATAGTATTACTATCAATATTACCAGAAACTTCTAACGCTACTTTGTCTTTAGCTAGACTAACAGCCTTTTTAATATCTTCTACAGAAAAATTATCAAGCATTATAATATCTGCTCCAGCATTTATTGCTTGATTTAACTCATCTAGATTTGTAACTTCAATTTCTACAATCTTACTACTATCTAATTGCTTAGCTTTTGTAACAACCTGTAAAATTCCACCAGCAGATCTGATATGATTTTCCTTGATCAAATAAGCATCAAATAAACCTATACGATGGTTAAACCCACCTCCACACTTAACTGCATATTTCTGTGCTAAGCGAAATCCTGGAATAGTCTTACGCGTATCAAGTAGCTTAGTTTTATAGTCAGATATAAGTCTTACAAGTTTATTTGTAGCTGTCGCTGTAGCTGAAAGCATTTGAATAAAATTTAACATTGCTCTTTCTGCTGTGAGAATACTTCTAGCATTTCCTTTTAGTTCAAAAATTTTTTGACCTGCGATTACTTCATCTGCATCATTATATAACCATGTTATTTCGATATT
This window harbors:
- a CDS encoding DUF819 family protein, with the protein product MISTSLSYISSLLLICSLIVLISSKSKSKIFEYFPAIVIIYFSIVLLSILGLWNTHSIEIKQTKSQLEGLILPIMLFLMLIRCDIRLVIKLGRKLLIAFFGASISIIIAFIIMYLTIGRYISPDAWKGFSALSASWMGGTGNMVAVKQALNTPDNQMGYILLTDSISYTIWFAFLFALISRAKIFDKWTKAGSLEEHIRKVDIQDPYNFKRRH
- a CDS encoding alpha/beta hydrolase — translated: MKTDRIMVLVHGFIKNSKDMRTLASFFNQYYDEIISIDLPTTFVSINTAVSKLCEVIRNIPKTKSITFIAHSMGGIIVCKAINELQLENVDKCVFIATPFKGSKIADFGDKIPFYSRILKPNKELKITDEYLDSCNAISAKFPVGLIAGNKYSRLNLLARYCLNNDHDGLVEVQSAFGINSDDRIILNKNHGEIHHDVETLEKIDCFLKTGKFK
- a CDS encoding DUF819 family protein; its protein translation is MIFKILIILKGDINFVGIFLLIAIAFTATDIASIVAAYLPQTALISTKTWTILVVTFLGFIGAMTPIAKIRSDSIIASIFLYFLVALIASGSSFEGFSEAPIYIACGIMILVIHAIIMTIIAKIFKLNLAMCSIASLANIGGIAGAPILASAYSRSLVSIAVVMALLGFLVGTQGGLIVAKILSGFAV
- a CDS encoding YHYH protein; this encodes MSLKLFGIVVLSVPFEGGAHDHNNPSHDSLNRYGYIIKDKNGVDITDVVLSERSPYCSSYVGNYFALADDYNLNQKNSSYMTIKTNTEDCIIISNGIPNHTYDDAKEGAFRNKVVPQYQIYAISKKPKQLDKPIPLSLRMDNAIMLNGVKVDLLAAGCYGVGDGRIGCFDPNARWRYNPTYEESEFVMDTHHAHSQPDGTYHYHASPNALFKDNSSVESPVIGFAADGYPIYGSYIKNNGEIFEVKSSYQLKKGNRPNTPDSPGGKYTGEFVDDYQYIAGSGDLDECNGMEYNGHYGYYVTQGYPYIINCFKGTPNKSFMKKLPMRRS
- the nadC gene encoding carboxylating nicotinate-nucleotide diphosphorylase — translated: MSEVMLNSNQIIEVPNNVIRKLVTESLTEDVASGDITAQLAQDIDTTAFCVTREDMVLCGQKFANEVISQVDSNIEITWLYNDADEVIAGQKIFELKGNARSILTAERAMLNFIQMLSATATATNKLVRLISDYKTKLLDTRKTIPGFRLAQKYAVKCGGGFNHRIGLFDAYLIKENHIRSAGGILQVVTKAKQLDSSKIVEIEVTNLDELNQAINAGADIIMLDNFSVEDIKKAVSLAKDKVALEVSGNIDSNTIVEMAKTGVDFISVGAITKHINAIDLSMQVQI
- a CDS encoding glutathione peroxidase; protein product: MSIYDFKLTAGDGSEFYLPKNKVLLVVNVASKCGFTKQYKGLQHLHEIYPDLEIVAFPCNSFGGQEPGSDTEIKGFCETNFGITFPIMKKTKVNGKDSEPLFEYLKEQAKGILGTERIKWNFTKFLVSKDGQTVIRYAPKTIPEDLIADIDNFLKD
- a CDS encoding dipeptide epimerase, which codes for MSKIIDIKTSIVKIALKRTFTTAIRSTNHIDSLVVELTLDNGTKGYGVAPATTAITGDTLQGMQYIVNEIFTPVIKGAYLSDYERVLHQAFNRVMFNSAAKMAVDLAFHDLLAKQKNTSVANFLGAKNNTMETDVSISCGTVSETIQNIQNGVEANFTAIKVKTGADFRRDIELLKALDSEFNKSTKFRFDANQGWSIIQTKQFIEELNKYSLNVEIIEQPVKYYDISAMHEITQFSNIPIVADESVFNSSDAKRVIDERACNMINIKLAKTGGILEAKKIKKLADEAGIPCMVGCMMESPAGILATASFALAEDITIADLDPLDWVAKDIYNGYLTFNEPNIILKDNLNGFGYNF
- a CDS encoding chorismate mutase yields the protein MKKYAIFFLSFICCSSSFAMAHNNASKPSVESYKAKILNADQQIIELIAERKGWRKKMLKLEKKQNLPSYDPFKDKSLEKTRTSFAIQYDVSPRLVDEVFNILNTQDLKTADQSF
- the nadB gene encoding L-aspartate oxidase, coding for MIVKKHDIAIVGGGLAGVVAAIELAEHGLDIAIICDQVFDKCASSYAQGGIAAIISEQDSVESHITDTYVASGNIANLESVNQVVSNSNSSIKWLEQHGVEFDRNNDGNYSLHLEGGHSLARILHIKDYTGRAVISKLYENLNELENISIYSNHKVFKLIKKDNKCIGLYTHKSNHQVIKFIAKKVVLASGGASGLYKYVTNVTAGDGSAMIMAYDIGCQLENLEFTQFHPTCFFGKAGEPILISEAIRGSGAVLETEKGIRIMKLIHEKRDLAPRDIVARQIYINMQAGRDIYLNATHLSASQWQDKFPYIYQKLLDNNIDPTIDRIPISPAAHYSCGGVSVDKNSQTSVQNLYAVGEVSCTGLHGANRLASNSLLECVVYALQASKDILNNLTHDFYQDNEVLELFNSSKDYTHMIAQIRQLMWDKVGLVRRQSELNDAYKQLKTLENSIYRDSVLGKYDYKLEAYKKVIALAKLTVRKAMLRQNSIGSHFIRK